One genomic window of Luteitalea pratensis includes the following:
- a CDS encoding dTDP-4-dehydrorhamnose reductase family protein, producing the protein MNRMRVLVVGGAGMLGHKVWQLADARFETWATVRTVTPALRAIGLGNPRRTCVGVDAFHFETVEAALDRARPDAVINCVGIIKQLAGAKDPVQSITINALLPHLLARACAARGARLVQISTDCVFDGSRGGRVEGEVPDAPDLYGRSKALGEVTGSGCLTLRTSIIGRELHGSSGLVEWFLGRRGLTADGYRGAVFSGFTTTELAGIILDVLERHHGLEGLYHVSAAAIDKLSLLDLLDAAFAARVTLNPRDQPRIDRSLDSARFRAATGYVPPSWEAMVARMAADPTRYEDVRSLSGHEESK; encoded by the coding sequence ATGAATCGGATGCGAGTGCTCGTGGTGGGTGGCGCCGGGATGCTGGGCCACAAGGTCTGGCAACTGGCCGACGCCAGATTCGAGACGTGGGCCACGGTGCGTACCGTCACGCCGGCGCTGCGCGCGATCGGCCTGGGTAATCCGCGGCGGACGTGCGTCGGCGTTGACGCCTTCCACTTCGAGACCGTGGAGGCGGCCCTCGATCGGGCGCGGCCGGATGCGGTGATCAACTGCGTCGGCATTATCAAGCAACTCGCGGGCGCGAAGGACCCGGTGCAGTCGATCACCATCAACGCGCTGCTGCCGCACCTGCTGGCCCGGGCCTGTGCGGCCCGTGGCGCGCGATTGGTGCAAATCAGCACCGACTGCGTGTTCGACGGCTCGCGGGGCGGGCGCGTCGAGGGCGAGGTGCCGGATGCGCCGGACCTGTACGGCCGCTCGAAGGCGCTCGGCGAGGTGACCGGCAGCGGCTGTCTGACGCTGCGGACGTCGATCATCGGCCGCGAACTGCACGGCTCGTCGGGCCTCGTGGAATGGTTCCTCGGCCGTCGCGGACTGACCGCCGACGGCTACCGCGGCGCGGTGTTCAGCGGCTTCACGACCACCGAATTGGCAGGCATCATCCTCGATGTGCTCGAGCGGCACCACGGCCTGGAGGGCCTGTATCATGTCTCGGCGGCGGCAATCGACAAGCTGTCCCTCCTCGACCTGCTGGACGCAGCCTTTGCGGCACGCGTGACGCTGAATCCGCGTGACCAACCGCGCATCGATCGCAGTCTCGACAGCGCGCGCTTCCGCGCCGCGACGGGGTATGTGCCGCCGTCGTGGGAAGCCATGGTGGCCAGGATGGCCGCCGACCCGACACGGTACGAGGACGTGCGTTCCCTTTCAGGACACGAGGAATCGAAGTGA
- a CDS encoding polysaccharide biosynthesis protein, with protein sequence MTLDNKRVLVTGGTGSLGQRIVRRLLDGSLGRPARVTVLSRDEAKQHEMRLRFLHRRAATDDVIYEQAREALAFRIGDVRDDDTLVEVLRGTDIVIHAAALKQVPACEYFPVEAVRTNVMGADALVRATMAASSRVETVVGISTDKACKPINVMGMTKAVMERILVEANLRQPDTRFACVRYGNVVASRGSVVPLFLEQIAHGGPVTITLKEMTRFLLTLDGAVDTVLAALEHAQRGEIYVPRVPAARMTDLAEVLIDGRDIPIAYTGIRPGEKIHEIMVSEEECHRTLERNGYYVICPMLPECEPQSTSSTVLSSEYSSADITLDHAGLRDLLAPYLAEPLPAELKA encoded by the coding sequence GTGACGTTAGACAACAAGCGGGTACTGGTGACGGGGGGGACGGGTTCTTTGGGGCAGCGGATCGTCCGCCGCCTGCTCGACGGCAGCTTGGGGCGTCCTGCCCGGGTGACGGTGCTGTCGCGCGACGAAGCCAAGCAGCACGAGATGCGCCTGCGCTTCCTCCACCGGCGGGCGGCGACCGACGATGTCATCTACGAGCAGGCGCGTGAGGCGCTGGCCTTTCGTATCGGCGACGTCCGCGACGACGACACGCTTGTGGAGGTCCTGCGCGGCACCGACATCGTCATCCACGCGGCGGCGCTGAAGCAGGTGCCGGCCTGCGAGTACTTCCCGGTCGAGGCCGTACGTACGAACGTCATGGGCGCCGACGCGCTGGTGCGGGCGACGATGGCCGCGAGTTCGCGCGTCGAGACCGTTGTCGGCATCTCCACCGACAAGGCGTGCAAGCCGATCAACGTCATGGGCATGACCAAGGCGGTGATGGAGCGCATCCTCGTCGAGGCCAACCTGCGCCAGCCCGATACGCGCTTTGCCTGCGTCCGCTACGGCAACGTCGTCGCGTCGCGGGGATCGGTGGTGCCGTTGTTCCTCGAGCAGATCGCCCACGGCGGCCCGGTGACGATCACGCTCAAGGAGATGACGCGCTTCCTGCTCACGCTCGATGGCGCGGTGGACACGGTGCTGGCGGCGCTCGAGCACGCGCAACGCGGCGAGATCTACGTGCCGCGTGTCCCGGCGGCCCGCATGACCGATCTCGCCGAGGTGCTGATCGACGGTCGCGACATCCCGATCGCCTACACCGGCATTCGTCCGGGCGAGAAGATCCACGAGATCATGGTGTCCGAAGAGGAGTGTCATCGGACCCTCGAGCGGAACGGGTACTACGTGATCTGCCCGATGCTGCCGGAATGCGAGCCCCAGAGCACGTCGAGCACGGTGCTGAGCAGCGAGTACTCGTCGGCCGACATCACCCTCGATCACGCCGGCCTTCGCGACCTGCTCGCGCCGTACCTGGCCGAACCGCTGCCCGCCGAACTGAAGGCCTGA
- a CDS encoding O-antigen ligase family protein: MHPETHARLDPPVASGKQLRFASRIDGLTFAFYVTLCLSLVLYVYRVAVAGVNLSLYRAVLLGWLAYLGVDVLRGRVRPERRFGPFLAVASAMVVINVIDFASLQGFPDLRRDIIHHLLNVTFAGLVLVYVDTPERRFALLRAFMVSSLLTTAITLYSAFYDRLPVESLIRSMGSTLTKSQTYISDDLSFERATAAFFDPNFYGIYSLLVLLVVMYLWLADRPARHLVAFFALNLVCLSLTLSRTAVVGTLAALGLSFLLARRSRVFSVVSAVAVVALLYAATSVQSHAVRQSLRREIEQITSSTPDSQTASKGGREGRDAGDSHGTSVVGSVGAVAEVTSVRVADGKSIEGRLDHIRQGWRVFQSSPVWGHGSAALLGKHTRWASAHVSVLTLLARYGVLGTAVYMVFLLWPLWMIWRRGAPASDRYFVTLVTGTLMVVYLGYDILLFFELQYLFFGVTWGMATDAWCSPPPTVVAA, encoded by the coding sequence ATGCATCCCGAGACTCACGCCCGACTCGACCCACCTGTGGCTTCAGGCAAGCAGCTGCGGTTCGCGAGTCGCATCGACGGCCTGACGTTCGCGTTCTACGTGACGCTGTGCCTGTCGCTCGTGCTGTACGTCTACCGGGTGGCAGTGGCGGGAGTGAACCTGTCGCTGTACCGCGCCGTCCTGCTCGGCTGGCTGGCCTATCTCGGCGTCGACGTGCTGCGCGGACGGGTACGGCCCGAGCGTCGCTTCGGGCCGTTCCTCGCGGTCGCGTCGGCAATGGTCGTGATCAACGTCATCGACTTCGCCAGCCTGCAGGGCTTCCCGGACCTGCGGCGCGACATCATCCACCACCTGCTCAATGTGACTTTTGCCGGGCTGGTGCTGGTCTACGTCGACACCCCGGAGCGGCGTTTCGCGCTGCTGCGCGCGTTCATGGTGTCGTCGCTGCTGACAACGGCGATCACGCTCTACTCGGCGTTCTATGATCGGCTGCCGGTCGAGTCGCTGATTCGATCGATGGGGTCGACGCTCACGAAATCACAGACCTACATCAGCGACGACCTGTCGTTCGAGCGAGCCACGGCTGCCTTCTTCGACCCGAACTTCTACGGCATCTACTCGCTGCTGGTGCTGCTCGTCGTGATGTACCTCTGGCTGGCAGACCGACCGGCGCGGCACCTTGTCGCGTTCTTCGCGCTGAATCTCGTCTGCCTGTCGCTGACGCTGTCGAGGACCGCTGTCGTCGGAACTCTGGCCGCCCTCGGATTGAGCTTCCTGCTGGCGCGCCGCAGCCGCGTCTTTTCCGTCGTGTCGGCGGTGGCCGTGGTGGCCCTCCTTTACGCGGCGACATCGGTGCAGTCGCACGCGGTGCGGCAGTCGCTACGGCGCGAGATCGAGCAAATCACGAGTTCGACGCCCGACAGCCAGACGGCCTCGAAGGGCGGGCGCGAAGGCCGGGACGCCGGCGACTCGCACGGGACCTCGGTCGTGGGGAGCGTCGGGGCGGTGGCGGAGGTGACCTCGGTACGAGTAGCCGACGGCAAGAGCATCGAGGGTCGGCTCGATCACATCCGCCAGGGCTGGCGGGTCTTCCAATCGAGTCCGGTCTGGGGCCACGGCAGCGCTGCACTCCTCGGCAAACACACACGCTGGGCCTCGGCACATGTCAGCGTCCTCACGTTGCTCGCCCGGTATGGTGTGCTCGGCACCGCCGTTTACATGGTCTTCCTGTTGTGGCCGCTGTGGATGATCTGGCGCCGAGGTGCACCCGCGAGCGATCGCTACTTCGTGACCCTGGTGACCGGCACCCTCATGGTCGTGTACCTGGGCTACGATATCCTGCTCTTCTTCGAGCTGCAGTACCTCTTCTTCGGTGTGACCTGGGGCATGGCGACCGACGCCTGGTGCAGCCCGCCCCCGACGGTGGTCGCTGCATGA
- a CDS encoding FkbM family methyltransferase — protein MSLATKLAGLRQIWRFDNRWFLLVQRLLFRRESLAIYRLGRLRVLVDHDAGDQSGAPEVITTRMYADHLAHLASTTPVTLLDLGANAGGFPLFLAHHGVPLARVVSVELNPRTCIRLRYNLERNLDCPVEVRNAALCGTPARFELALGEGGVGDSLYAASFNSTGTTTVVMGETFDALFERYYGGQTVDICKIDVEFVEYDVLAQPGHERLCNCRLIVIEIHNKPGHSPREVADAIVALGFDELPRGSDPDVYLFRRRDAARA, from the coding sequence ATGAGTCTGGCGACAAAGCTCGCCGGACTGCGTCAGATCTGGCGCTTCGACAACCGATGGTTCCTGCTGGTCCAGCGGCTGCTCTTCCGCCGCGAGTCCCTGGCGATCTACCGCCTCGGCCGGCTGCGCGTGCTCGTCGATCACGATGCCGGTGATCAGAGCGGGGCTCCCGAGGTGATCACCACGCGGATGTACGCCGACCACCTCGCGCACCTTGCATCGACGACGCCGGTCACCCTGCTCGACCTCGGCGCCAACGCCGGCGGCTTCCCGCTGTTTCTTGCCCATCATGGCGTCCCGCTCGCCCGCGTCGTCTCGGTGGAACTGAACCCCCGGACGTGCATCCGGCTGCGCTACAACCTCGAACGCAACCTCGATTGCCCCGTCGAGGTGCGCAACGCCGCACTCTGCGGCACGCCGGCACGGTTCGAACTGGCCCTTGGCGAGGGCGGTGTCGGCGACAGTCTCTATGCCGCGTCGTTCAACAGCACCGGTACGACGACGGTGGTGATGGGCGAGACGTTCGACGCGCTGTTCGAGCGGTATTACGGCGGGCAGACGGTCGACATCTGCAAGATCGACGTCGAGTTCGTCGAGTACGACGTGCTGGCCCAGCCCGGGCACGAGCGCCTGTGCAACTGCCGCCTGATCGTCATCGAAATTCACAACAAGCCCGGCCACTCGCCGCGTGAGGTCGCCGACGCGATCGTGGCGCTGGGTTTCGACGAGTTGCCGCGCGGCAGCGATCCCGACGTCTACCTGTTTCGCCGCCGCGATGCGGCTCGCGCGTGA
- a CDS encoding lipid II flippase MurJ — MRQPAVLAALATCNLAVTFGFQWLPVMALGVGASTDAFFVSNLVPQLVLAVIGANLTSVLTPQLSTHEGVRFSTTAWTFAYGLAAAAVLVNGLLWVAAPLWVSWVAPGFDASTLALTLDLVRIQLVGSACSMLLMATWAAAYARHQFVRVETTGILAGLVGLLVAWVLMPSHGVHAIAWSLVLRAVLQVVFLVPALGPVQRLDWQAAGGPAALQRLTPLMAGALYYRADPIVERVLASFAPPGQLSILNLGQQAYGAATQIVTRALINPMMPGLARSAAARAWAEFAATVRRRLVLVLALAVGGWLLLAAAGRPVMAAVFARWLDPGEIALLHAVLIALAGVGAGGVAGQVLTVGFYAYGNTVTPTRVGVIGFTLGILLKAAGFWWGGIVGLAVATSISYVGNACAHLLLLRRDVAAQARRVEVPGP; from the coding sequence ATGAGGCAACCGGCCGTCCTCGCTGCGCTGGCCACCTGCAACCTGGCTGTTACCTTCGGCTTCCAGTGGCTGCCGGTGATGGCCCTTGGTGTCGGCGCCTCCACCGACGCCTTCTTCGTCAGCAACCTGGTACCGCAGTTGGTCCTCGCGGTGATTGGCGCCAATCTCACGAGCGTGCTGACGCCGCAGTTGTCGACGCACGAAGGCGTGCGCTTCTCGACCACCGCGTGGACGTTCGCCTACGGCCTCGCGGCGGCCGCCGTGCTCGTCAACGGCCTGCTCTGGGTGGCTGCACCGCTGTGGGTGTCGTGGGTGGCGCCTGGTTTCGACGCATCGACGTTGGCCCTCACGCTCGACCTCGTACGCATCCAGCTTGTCGGTTCGGCGTGCTCGATGCTGCTGATGGCGACGTGGGCGGCGGCGTACGCGCGGCACCAGTTCGTCCGCGTCGAGACCACCGGCATCCTGGCGGGGCTTGTCGGACTCCTTGTGGCGTGGGTACTGATGCCGAGTCACGGCGTGCACGCGATCGCCTGGTCCTTGGTGTTGCGCGCGGTACTCCAGGTCGTGTTCCTGGTGCCTGCGCTCGGGCCGGTGCAGCGTCTGGACTGGCAGGCGGCGGGCGGGCCGGCGGCGCTGCAGCGGCTCACGCCGCTGATGGCCGGCGCGCTGTACTATCGCGCCGACCCGATCGTCGAACGCGTGCTCGCCTCGTTCGCGCCACCCGGCCAGTTGTCGATCCTGAACCTCGGGCAACAGGCGTACGGCGCCGCAACACAGATCGTGACCCGTGCGCTCATCAACCCGATGATGCCCGGGCTCGCACGCTCCGCCGCGGCACGCGCGTGGGCCGAGTTCGCGGCCACGGTGCGGCGCCGACTCGTCCTCGTGCTTGCACTCGCCGTCGGCGGATGGCTGCTGCTGGCGGCTGCCGGGCGGCCGGTGATGGCCGCCGTCTTCGCCCGGTGGCTCGATCCGGGCGAGATCGCGCTCCTGCATGCGGTGCTGATCGCGCTAGCCGGCGTCGGGGCAGGCGGCGTGGCCGGCCAGGTGCTGACCGTCGGCTTCTATGCCTACGGCAACACGGTCACGCCCACACGGGTCGGCGTGATCGGCTTCACGCTCGGCATCCTGCTGAAGGCCGCCGGGTTCTGGTGGGGCGGAATCGTCGGGCTGGCGGTCGCCACGTCGATCTCGTACGTCGGCAACGCCTGTGCGCATCTGCTCCTGCTCCGGCGCGATGTCGCGGCGCAGGCACGGCGCGTGGAGGTCCCGGGCCCATGA
- a CDS encoding glycosyltransferase family 4 protein, whose protein sequence is MTPLRVCAITAGRNAPPARFRIRQHLQPLRTMGVEVTEYVPRVPQAMPMPGMLRHVRRRWLGPVSAAWALAHAAARLPAIVDSRTFDAVWLERSFAPGLDPLARLIRRPLVLDIDDAVWLEGLAGKGLPGLTRQAAAAIAGNRYLADWLAPFCSNVHIVPTAIDCQRFSPASRHAGAAARQGFVMGWTGTAGNFRHLESIAPALSRVLREVPGASLLVIAEREPQLPALVGLPVTFVRWSPVVEVTALAGADVGIMPLEDNEWTRGKCSFKMLQYMALGLPTVVSPVGMNRDVLAHGESGIAAVSQDDWVAALRQLAGDPDLRHRLGSTGREVVLAHYDVPVVAARIAAALRSVA, encoded by the coding sequence ATGACACCGCTGCGCGTGTGCGCCATCACGGCCGGCCGCAACGCACCGCCCGCTCGCTTCCGGATTCGACAGCATCTGCAGCCCCTGCGGACGATGGGCGTCGAGGTCACCGAGTACGTGCCGCGCGTGCCGCAAGCCATGCCGATGCCCGGGATGCTGCGGCATGTGCGACGACGCTGGCTGGGGCCCGTCAGTGCGGCGTGGGCCCTGGCCCACGCGGCCGCACGCCTGCCCGCCATCGTCGACAGCCGGACGTTCGATGCCGTGTGGCTCGAGCGGTCGTTTGCACCGGGGCTCGATCCGCTGGCGCGGCTGATCCGCCGGCCACTGGTGCTCGATATCGACGACGCGGTATGGCTAGAGGGCCTTGCGGGAAAGGGCCTGCCGGGGCTGACCCGCCAGGCTGCGGCGGCAATCGCCGGCAACCGCTACCTGGCCGACTGGCTGGCTCCGTTCTGCTCGAACGTGCACATCGTGCCGACCGCCATCGACTGTCAGCGCTTCTCGCCCGCCAGCAGGCACGCGGGGGCGGCGGCGCGGCAGGGCTTCGTCATGGGCTGGACCGGTACGGCCGGCAACTTCCGTCATCTGGAGTCGATCGCCCCGGCACTGTCGCGCGTGCTGCGGGAGGTGCCAGGCGCGTCGCTGCTCGTGATCGCCGAGCGCGAGCCGCAGTTACCAGCCCTCGTCGGGCTGCCCGTCACCTTCGTGCGCTGGTCGCCCGTGGTGGAGGTGACGGCGCTGGCGGGCGCCGACGTCGGCATCATGCCGCTCGAAGACAATGAATGGACGCGCGGGAAGTGCAGCTTCAAGATGCTGCAGTACATGGCCCTCGGCCTGCCCACCGTGGTGTCGCCGGTCGGCATGAACCGAGACGTGCTGGCGCACGGCGAATCGGGGATCGCGGCTGTCAGCCAGGATGACTGGGTCGCTGCCCTACGTCAGTTGGCCGGCGACCCGGACTTGCGGCATCGGCTCGGCAGCACCGGCCGGGAGGTGGTGCTGGCCCACTACGACGTGCCGGTCGTCGCGGCACGGATCGCCGCCGCGTTGCGATCGGTCGCGTGA
- a CDS encoding NAD-dependent epimerase/dehydratase family protein — protein MARALVTGGAGFIGSNIVRLLLERGHEVVVLDDLSSGHRSNLDPFPQIRFVEGDVRDADAVHSAIDGCEAVFHLAASVGNTRSIEHPLDDSAINVLGTLTVLEAARRLGVRKLVFSSSAGIFGELKTVPIREDHPAEPDTPYGASKLAAEKLCLAYAKLYPLECVCLRYFNVYGVNQRYDAYGNVIPIFAHRMLRGMPLTVFGDGEQTRDFINVDDVAEANYRAAMNGGVSGAFNLGSGTRVTINALIALMAEASGEPPTVEYAPARPGDVRHSLADVSAVHDKLGVRPAVVLADGLRRYLAWARAAGV, from the coding sequence ATGGCCAGAGCACTCGTCACGGGCGGTGCCGGTTTCATCGGCTCCAACATTGTCCGGCTCCTGCTCGAGCGCGGCCACGAGGTCGTCGTCCTCGACGACCTGTCCTCGGGCCACCGCAGCAACCTCGACCCGTTCCCGCAGATCCGGTTCGTCGAAGGGGACGTCCGCGACGCCGATGCCGTGCATTCGGCAATCGACGGGTGCGAGGCGGTCTTTCACCTCGCGGCATCGGTCGGCAACACGCGCTCGATCGAGCATCCCCTCGACGATTCGGCAATCAACGTCCTCGGCACGCTCACGGTCCTCGAGGCGGCGCGCCGTCTTGGCGTACGCAAGCTCGTCTTCTCCTCGTCGGCGGGCATTTTCGGCGAGCTCAAGACGGTGCCGATTCGCGAAGATCATCCCGCCGAGCCCGACACACCGTACGGCGCGAGCAAGCTTGCTGCCGAGAAGCTGTGCCTGGCCTATGCCAAGTTGTACCCGCTCGAGTGCGTCTGCCTCCGGTACTTCAACGTCTACGGCGTCAACCAGCGGTATGACGCGTACGGCAACGTCATTCCGATCTTCGCCCACCGCATGTTGCGCGGTATGCCGCTCACCGTGTTTGGCGACGGCGAGCAGACGCGAGACTTCATCAACGTGGACGATGTCGCCGAGGCGAATTACCGGGCGGCGATGAACGGCGGCGTCTCAGGGGCGTTCAACCTGGGAAGTGGCACGCGGGTGACGATCAACGCGCTGATTGCATTGATGGCCGAGGCCTCCGGCGAGCCGCCCACCGTCGAATACGCCCCGGCTCGCCCGGGAGACGTGCGCCACAGCCTGGCCGACGTCTCGGCGGTGCACGACAAGCTCGGCGTCAGGCCCGCCGTCGTGCTGGCCGACGGGCTCCGACGCTACCTGGCCTGGGCACGCGCCGCCGGCGTCTGA
- a CDS encoding glycosyltransferase, which yields MKFVLATNSCVPADQEGGPAYATFHLAKALRECGDAVAIVTTDRNGVERLTVPLDQWVDVEGVPVFYARTAPGAWIYSREYRAALDAVLPGANACIMPGIFWNYTGIAAWRACRRHGVPYATIPHGLLSPWALRHRGLKKAIYWRLVARRIVAGSSAYLASADRERLDAECAGLRLKVDVVPNGGDHLDAAAYTDPSAHCENLARIGDGRYVLFLGRVHEKKGLDFLIPAFPAVAARHPDVRLVIAGAVDPAYEATFAALLAASPVRDRVVVLGNVSGARKTALLAHATMFALISHSEGLPVAAVEALTAGLPVILTAECNLPEIVVADAGREVPREPAAVAAAINGLLDDEARRREVADNARRLARDVFSWAAVARRVRSICEGLRTSAVARLGTAAGASSR from the coding sequence ATGAAATTCGTCCTCGCGACCAATTCGTGTGTCCCAGCCGACCAGGAAGGCGGACCCGCGTACGCCACGTTCCACCTCGCCAAGGCATTGCGCGAGTGCGGCGACGCGGTCGCGATCGTCACGACCGACCGCAACGGCGTGGAGCGGCTGACCGTACCGCTCGACCAATGGGTGGACGTCGAGGGCGTGCCAGTCTTCTATGCGCGCACGGCACCGGGCGCCTGGATCTACAGCCGCGAGTACCGGGCCGCGCTTGACGCCGTGTTGCCAGGCGCGAACGCCTGCATCATGCCGGGCATCTTCTGGAACTACACGGGCATCGCCGCGTGGCGCGCTTGCCGCCGGCACGGGGTGCCCTACGCCACCATCCCCCACGGGCTGCTCAGCCCATGGGCGCTGCGGCATCGCGGGCTGAAGAAGGCCATCTACTGGCGACTCGTCGCGCGACGGATTGTTGCCGGCTCGAGCGCCTACCTGGCGTCGGCCGACCGCGAACGCCTCGACGCCGAGTGCGCCGGCCTGCGCCTCAAGGTGGACGTCGTGCCCAACGGCGGCGATCACCTCGACGCCGCCGCTTACACCGACCCGTCGGCCCACTGCGAGAATCTCGCCAGGATCGGCGACGGGCGATACGTGCTGTTCCTCGGCCGCGTCCACGAGAAGAAGGGACTCGATTTCCTGATTCCCGCGTTTCCGGCAGTGGCGGCGCGCCACCCCGACGTCCGCCTGGTGATCGCCGGGGCTGTGGATCCGGCCTACGAGGCGACGTTTGCCGCGCTGCTCGCAGCCTCGCCGGTTCGTGATCGGGTGGTCGTCCTGGGCAACGTCAGCGGCGCGCGCAAGACCGCGCTGCTTGCGCACGCGACGATGTTCGCCTTGATCTCGCACAGCGAGGGACTGCCCGTCGCGGCTGTCGAGGCGCTCACCGCGGGTCTGCCGGTCATCCTGACCGCCGAGTGCAACCTGCCGGAGATCGTCGTCGCGGACGCCGGGCGAGAGGTGCCGCGTGAGCCGGCCGCCGTCGCGGCCGCCATCAATGGTCTGCTCGACGATGAGGCCCGACGACGCGAAGTGGCTGACAACGCGCGGCGCCTCGCTCGCGATGTCTTCAGTTGGGCGGCCGTCGCGCGCCGCGTCCGCAGCATTTGCGAAGGACTCCGGACCTCGGCCGTCGCACGCCTCGGCACGGCTGCCGGTGCGTCGAGCCGCTGA
- the wecB gene encoding non-hydrolyzing UDP-N-acetylglucosamine 2-epimerase, whose protein sequence is MKVMTVVGTRPEIIRLSRVIPMLDDAGTHRLVHTGQNYDPNLSDVFFRELGVRAPDEHLHVSGSSAAAQIGELFTRIGEVLERERPDRVLILGDTNSGLSALVAARLGIPVYHMEAGNRCYDDRVPEEINRRVIDHSSTVLMPYTVRSKENLVREGIERERIFITGNPIGEVLTHYRSHIDASDALIRFGVAPRGFFLLTMHRAENVDDPARLARLVGAIVDVSREFSLPVLFSVHPRTAHRLRLAGLTPDPAHVRLLDPLGFFDFVRLEREARAVLSDSGTVQEECAIFHVPNVTIRDVTERPETLECGSNILSGADPEHVVRAMRLVLAQEPDWQAPPEYEVPLVARTVVKLVLGRLSLRRHQ, encoded by the coding sequence ATGAAGGTCATGACCGTCGTCGGCACGCGGCCGGAGATCATCCGGCTGAGCCGGGTGATCCCCATGCTCGACGACGCGGGTACGCATCGCCTCGTCCACACCGGCCAGAACTACGACCCGAACCTCTCCGACGTGTTCTTCCGCGAACTCGGCGTTCGCGCGCCGGACGAGCACCTGCACGTCTCCGGATCCAGCGCCGCCGCACAGATCGGCGAACTCTTCACCCGCATCGGCGAGGTCCTCGAACGCGAACGGCCCGACCGCGTGCTGATCCTCGGCGACACGAACAGCGGACTCTCGGCGCTGGTCGCCGCCCGCCTCGGCATCCCCGTCTACCACATGGAAGCGGGGAACCGGTGCTACGACGATCGCGTGCCGGAGGAGATCAACCGACGGGTCATCGACCACTCGAGCACGGTGCTGATGCCGTACACCGTCCGCAGCAAGGAGAACCTCGTTCGGGAAGGTATCGAGCGCGAGCGGATCTTCATCACCGGCAATCCGATCGGCGAGGTGCTGACGCACTATCGATCGCACATCGACGCCAGCGATGCCCTGATTCGCTTCGGTGTGGCGCCGCGCGGGTTCTTCCTGCTCACGATGCACCGCGCCGAGAACGTGGACGACCCCGCCCGCCTGGCCCGTCTTGTCGGCGCCATCGTCGACGTGTCGCGCGAGTTCTCCCTGCCGGTGCTCTTCAGCGTGCACCCACGCACCGCGCATCGGCTCCGGCTGGCCGGCCTGACGCCGGACCCGGCGCACGTCCGCCTGCTCGACCCGCTCGGCTTCTTCGATTTCGTGCGGCTCGAACGCGAGGCCCGGGCGGTGTTGTCCGACAGCGGCACGGTACAAGAGGAATGCGCGATCTTCCACGTCCCGAACGTGACGATCCGCGACGTCACCGAACGGCCCGAGACGCTGGAATGCGGCAGCAACATACTGAGCGGCGCCGATCCGGAACACGTGGTCCGGGCGATGCGGCTGGTGCTCGCCCAGGAGCCCGACTGGCAGGCCCCGCCGGAGTACGAAGTTCCGCTTGTGGCGCGCACGGTGGTGAAACTGGTGCTCGGTCGGCTCAGCCTTCGTCGCCACCAGTGA